In Clarias gariepinus isolate MV-2021 ecotype Netherlands chromosome 1, CGAR_prim_01v2, whole genome shotgun sequence, one DNA window encodes the following:
- the LOC128526220 gene encoding butyrophilin subfamily 1 member A1-like — protein sequence MNGLVCSGKAESHAKNVFDISARWRRPSWVGQSPDDNMDAEAKVDVTLDPDTAYTAEGQKVPQGDTQQENLTDPPERFSDNHSVVGKQSFSSKIFYYEVQVVEKTGWTLGVVRENVNRKERLAWKPHYGFWTVSQLGNHYRANADTDVPLPLREKVEKVGVFVDYVEGLVSFYDVESRSHIYSFTGQSFNENLYAYLFTWKNDVQ from the exons ATGAATGGTCTGGTTTGTTCCGGCAAAGCTGAATCACATGCCAAGAATGTGTTTGACATTTCTGCCAGGTGGCGAAGACCTTCGTGGGTGGggcaatctccggatgataacATGGACGCAGAGGCAAAAG TGGATGTGACTCTGGATCCTGATACAGCTTATACTGCTGAAGGACAAAAAGTACCACAAGGAGACACACAACAGGAAAATCTCACAGATCCACCAGAGAGGTTTTCTGATAACCACAGTGTTGTGGGCAAGCAGAGTTTCTCCTCTAAGATATTTTATTATGAGGTTCAGGTCGTAGAGAAAACTGGATGGACATTAGGAGTGGTAAGAGAAAACGTTAATAGGAAGGAGAGGTTAGCATGGAAACCTCATTATGGATTCTGGACTGTGTCACAGTTGGGGAATCACTACAGAGCTAACGCTGATACTGATGTCCCCCTCCCACTGAGAGAGAAGGTGGAGAAAGTGGGGGTGTTTGTGGATTATGTCGAGGGTCTGGTCTCCTTTTATGATGTGGAGTCCCGATCTCATATCTACTCTTTTACTGGTCAGTCCTTCAATGAAAACCTCTATGCATACTTATTTACATGGAAAAATGATGTCCAGTGA